One genomic window of Aethina tumida isolate Nest 87 chromosome 3, icAetTumi1.1, whole genome shotgun sequence includes the following:
- the LOC126264861 gene encoding uncharacterized protein LOC126264861: MKVQSALLSFLFLVLASCVEGKKNDTIPDHIINLAENVVKGVNITMDKGFDVLLETIIWPGLKVVEGGNAVVKRLENAVIQGINGLKIFPNLNIIKKLLHGAQDCAIKEGKNIPKKILRNVAGCFKGKLDILGNNIIGLLEEVKDLFSVVYGLFGLPTKNGNLFSKAADAMKILQKIPTTINSVLESFTNIISGATSIPADVPICLTETLTVKPALIITTSVMKILQCTLDKLA, translated from the exons ATGAAGGTACAAAGTGCTTTGttgtcatttttgtttttg GTCCTAGCAAGTTGCGTTgaag GCAAAAAAAACGACACCATCCCGgatcatattataaatttggcaGAAAATGTTGTAAAAGGCGTGAACATAACAATGGATAAGGGATTCGACGTTCTTCTTGAAACTATAATTTGGCCGGGATTGAAAGTTGTCGAGGGGGGCAATGCAGTCGTCAAAAGATTGGAAAATGCAGTTATACAAGGAATAAAcggcttaaaaatatttccaaatttgaacataattaaaaaattactacatGGTGCGCAAGATTGTGCAATTAAAGAGGGTAAAAATATAccgaaaaaaattttaagaaatgtgGCGGGTTGCTTCAAAGGTAAATTAGACATTCTcggaaataatattattggatTACTTGAAGAAGTCAAAGATCTGTTTTCCGTCGTGTATGGTTTGTTTGGGCTGCCGACAAAGAAcggtaatttattttctaaagcCGCTGATGCCATgaaaattctacaaaaaatcCCAACCACCATCAATAGTGTATTAGAAAGttttacaaacattatttCCGGAGCGACTAGTATTCCGGCAGATGTGCCAATTTGTTTGACAGAAACTCTTACCGTTAAACCCGCACTTATTATAACAACATCTGTGATGAAGATTCTTCAGTGCACACTTGATAAACTTGCATAa